DNA sequence from the Arthrobacter crystallopoietes genome:
GCGTCGTTAATCGCGTCCGCGAGTTGCCTGACGCTTTCGGCGGCCGGCACCACGGTGGCGGGCAGGAACGGGGTGCACAGCGGCGTCGGGGCCACCGCCTCCAGGCTGGCGATGTCGCCGGGCAAGGTCACGACGGCGACGCCCCGCCTGCCGAGGGCATGCCGGATGGCGCTCTGCGTGACCCGCGGGGCCTGTTCCGCGGTGCTGACCATTTCGGAGTAGACGGAGCATTCGTTGAAGAGCCGGTCCGGGTGGGTTTCCTGGAAGTAGCCGGTGCCGATCTGCTTGCTGGGGATGTGCGAGGCGATCGCCAGCACCGGCGCGCCCGAGCGGTTGGCGTCGTAGAGCCCGTTAATGAGGTGGAGGTTGCCCGGTCCGCAGGAACCGGCGCAGACCGCGAGTTGCCCGGTCAGCTGGGCTTCGGCCGCCGCCGCGAAGGCTGCTGCTTCCTCATGGCGGACGTGGATCCAGTCGATGCCGCCCTTGGCCGCCCCGCCGGTCTGCCGGACCGCGTCCACAATGGGGTTGAGGCTGTCGCCCACAATCCCGTAGATCCGCCGGACCCCCGCGGCGCGGAGCTGGTCGATGAGCTGGGCTGCGACTTCCTGGGCCATGGCGGAACGCTCCTGAAGGTTGGAGGATGTTACCTGTTCCGGCCAATATAGCCGAGTTGCCGCTGCCGGGCGCGCCGGGTTGGAACGGCGTTGGCCTGCCGGACTCCACGCGTTCACCGTGGTGTAAACGGGTGCGTGTTTGATCGTGGTTGCAGGATCCAAACGAGGCAGACCGGGGGAGCGCGTGGAACAACCCGCTTGGCGTGAGCTGCCGGCCGCGCAAGGCAGCTTCACCTTGTTGCAGCTCACGGATACCCATCTGCGGCCGGATCCGGAGCTGCTGTTCGGGCGGATCGACACCTGGGCGCTGACTTTGGCGGCGCTCAAGGAGGCGGAGCGGTTCCGGCCGGATGCCGTCGTCGTGACCGGTGACCTAGCGGACTGCTGCAGCGAGATTTACGACGACGCCGCGCGCCTGCTGGACCATGCCGCGGCGAAACTGGGCTGCCCCGTGATCACGCTGCCCGGCAACCATGACGTGCCGGCGCGCGAGGCCGGGCTGTTCAACCGCGGCCGGGCTGCCAACGGACCGGGGCCGGGCGAGACGGTGCACTTTCTGGGCGGGCTGAGGATCATCACGCTGGATTCGGATGATCCGGGCCGCCCCGCCGGCATCCTCTCGGCGGAGCAGCTGGACTGGCTGCGGGATGAGCTGGCCACGCCGGCGCCGCAGGGAACGGTGCTGGCGCTGCACCACCCGCCGGTCGAATCGACGCTGCCGCTGCTGGCCGGCCGCGGGCTCGCCTCGCCCCAGCTGCTGCGCTCGGTGATCGCGGGGACAGATGTCCGCGGGATCCTCTGCGGGCACTACCACCACGCTCAATCCGGCTGGCTCGGCTCGGTCCCGGTCTGGGTGGGCCCTGCCGTGGCCTGCAACCCGCCGGCGCCCGGATCCGCGGATACCAGTGATTCGAGCTGGATTTCGGTGATACGGCTGGGCCCCGATTCTTTCAGGGCCGCCCCGGTGTTGGTAAGCGCTGGCATGCCGGCCGCGACGGCCAGCAACTCGTCAGCGCAGGCGTTCGGCCTGCCGCCCGGCGTCGTCGGGGTGCCCGAAGGCGCGCCGGAACTGTCCGAGCTGAAGCTGATCAACCCGGACCTGGACAAGATCGCCGCCGGCCAGGACGCCGCGGTGGAAAAGTTCAACTCACTGCTGGACTGAGCTAGTGCTGGGGGCCGTGGTGCACGTGCCCCCGGAACCAGTCCGTCCCGGAGACCAGCAGCCCGCCCGCGAAGGCGATGACGCCCACCATCGCCAGCAGCAGGGAGTTCCCGGCGATGCCGGCCAGCAGCAACAGGGCCCCGGCCAGCGCCATCAATGCCCCGGTTCCGATTCGGTGCCCGAAGACGAGGACCCCCTTGCCTGAGAGGGATTTCGCGAGCCGTGGATCATCTTCTTCCAACTGGTGCCCAAGCTTGTCCAGCCGTTGTCGTTCCTCATCGGATAATGACATTTCGCGCCTCCTCGAGACCGTGCCGA
Encoded proteins:
- a CDS encoding DUF3040 domain-containing protein; translated protein: MSLSDEERQRLDKLGHQLEEDDPRLAKSLSGKGVLVFGHRIGTGALMALAGALLLLAGIAGNSLLLAMVGVIAFAGGLLVSGTDWFRGHVHHGPQH
- a CDS encoding metallophosphoesterase family protein gives rise to the protein MEQPAWRELPAAQGSFTLLQLTDTHLRPDPELLFGRIDTWALTLAALKEAERFRPDAVVVTGDLADCCSEIYDDAARLLDHAAAKLGCPVITLPGNHDVPAREAGLFNRGRAANGPGPGETVHFLGGLRIITLDSDDPGRPAGILSAEQLDWLRDELATPAPQGTVLALHHPPVESTLPLLAGRGLASPQLLRSVIAGTDVRGILCGHYHHAQSGWLGSVPVWVGPAVACNPPAPGSADTSDSSWISVIRLGPDSFRAAPVLVSAGMPAATASNSSAQAFGLPPGVVGVPEGAPELSELKLINPDLDKIAAGQDAAVEKFNSLLD